cccAACTATGGgggtggtctacataacccctcaactatgaaacggtctgatttatcccctgaacttttcaaaatcGTTTATTTTACCCCCCAGGCGGGTTTCAGCGGCGGTTTGCTATAGTAAcagtggttttgctacagtgacATCGTTTTGCTGCGTTGTCAGGGTTTGTCTTTTTTCTTATttccgctgaatctttgaaaaatcatagtaaatcacagaaaaatcataaaatggaaaatataattttgttggactccacatgagtagatctacacagtgaatatataatatggtacacTTTAGCACAAAACTTTTACTGTAGATTTACattaattagaaaatctaattttgtctgtaatgtAGGCACTGTAGCAACCCGCCTCTGAAAACCGCCTGggaggtaaaatagacggttttggaaagttcagggggtaaatcagaccgtttcatagttgagggggttatgtagaccacccCATAGTTGGAGGGtagagtagactttttccaaaaaGATATAGTCAAGGTTGATTTTGATCGTGGAGTATGACTGAGAGGTGCACATGCGTGGTTAAGGATAATTCCAGCTATATATGGGGTTTAATTTGTGGACCCGGCATGACCGCATGACTAATGAACATTCTTGAATTTTTGTGATTCAAATAATCTCCGGGAATATTTCACCCAGAGTAGATGATATATGTCTATTGCACTGTTGAGTATTGGATCTAACCAGACAAGGCAGGGACACAAATATAATTGCACCAGAAAATAGTAGTGATGACTGATGAGCACATGACCAGTCCTAGTGCTAGTACCATTGCCAGTCAACTGCTCTAATTAAAGTCTTCTATAAGAAAACATTCCACACGTAATACCTGCAGCAAATTTGGTTCAGTCAGGTCTAAATAATGCCTGCTATTTTTGTGGTGGACATCCTGGACCAAACTGACAGCACGATTTGCTCTTTGCCTCTTTGGTACTGGAACTCTGGAAGGTTGTACATGTGTACTTCCTCTATCACTGAAGAAGTGAGAAAGTTACTGTGCTGCATTAAGTTACTGTGCTGCATTCAGTTACTCCTTTTTTCTTTTTGGGAAGACATGCTCACTTATTCTGGCAGTGAACTGAAAACGAAGTTGCAGTAACAACTGTGTTCATAGACCATACTTCTGCTCATTAGCGGAGCCAGAAGCTTTTAGGAGCCTGAGCAATTCTTATTATGTAAAAATATTTAGCTAGAAAATCATAGGATTCTACTTtgatataaagaaattttccttttgaACGTCCGCGACGAGCCCGGCCGGCCCCCGGGGTGGCCCGGCGGTGGCTCTGCCACTGCTTCTGTGTCaatgttttaaaaaaaaatacttctGCTGTCAAGTCAAGACCATTTGTGTTCAGAGAACTACACGGGTTAAGGCTAGGCCCTCGGATACTTTTGACTTATGGATACAAAACCTGCTGTAATCTGTCTTTTGTTTctcattttctttctttctttctttctttgtttcttatAAGCTTCGGCTTTAGTTTTTTCTTGTTCTCCCCTGTTGTACTTTGTTTTAATCTCTTTTATGCAATAAATTTTCTGTAGGGGCTTTTTGCCCCTCCAGTTTCGTAAAAAAAAAAGTACACTACGAATAAGTCTAAGTGCCCCTAAATAAGTGCCTCTGACATTGTGGACCAGAGCTCATACCCCAGTCAAACTGTCAAACCAGCAGGAACGGGATACACATACAGTCAGCATCAGCCGTAGCCGGCCTGCTGAGTCGGATGAGGAGATGGACAGATAAGCATGTAAAAACATGACATGTTCTGATGATGTATGCTACTACTCCGTAGTACATATCTACTCCTATTTGTCCACCTCTACCATTCAAATACTCAATAAACTCCAGTGAAAGAAACGTCCAAGTTAAATTCGGACACCGACAGCTCTGTTATCCTAATTATTACAGTATTAGCCTCCCTTTCTTGCATTGGCAGCCGATTATGAAAAACCAATTCATTCAGTTTAAATACGCAGTTTGGCGGCTAAAGCACGTCAGCGTCGTCGTTTACCGGGCCACACATTGCAAGAAGGAAGAGAGCATTGCATCCACCAGTTGGagaagaagaaagcgagaggaaATTGACGTCGTTGAAACGTGCCGGTCAAGCACATACTACTAATGTTCCATGAGAGTACTAGCTAGCATGCATCACGAAGCTACCAAGAACCAAGCAATACAGACACCGTCATCACATCACTGTGATTGTAACTGATCTTATTTTCTCCCCTCCCTAGCTATTTCCTTTGTGTTTTTTTTCCTGCTAGCATACGTAGACCCcgtttgctggtctgaaacttggctgaaaacactgttccggctgttTGTCgtgggagaaaaacactgttcagcTGGTTTGATGAACAGTAACGCGTAGGGGGACCAGCCAGCTGACTGAACCCATCCAGACCAGCGAACAAGCCCGTAGTTATCTTAAACCTTCCAGAACAAGATTGGAGGATTTTAATTAGGATGAGTTGCATACACAAATAATTCGTTCAACTCATGTCCACCCAGATTCAAATTCTACGGTTAAGCTAGAGACGAGAAGAAACAGACACAGTTGACCGCGCAAAAGTTTGGTCGTCGCCTAGTCGTGTCTCTTTGAACTTGTGGaaggagaaaaaaaaatataaaaaaaaactccAAGTAAAATCATTACTTGCACGAGACAACAAAATTATGAGCGAGACGTATAGAGAACTTGATTCGAgcgtcgccgtcggtgagctgtAGCTAGAGCGGAAACGTGCCGGAACTTGCTGCGCGTGTTGCTGCACTGCAGGTTTCGTTACGTTTCGCAAAGAGAAGAGAATGGCCTGCGTATTTTTAAGCTTGTCTTTTgagtcgaaatagtattttttttctcacagtAAATCAGTCAAAATAGTATTTCGACTTATTTTCCAGCCAAACAAACGAACCAATATGGTTTCGTCCCGTAGCCATTAGTTTTCGTACTATGGTTATTTGCCGGACAGGTCGGACGACGATCGTGTGGTTATTCGCCCAATCTTGGGTCATTTCATCATCAACTGCAGTGACAGTAATGCATGAACTACCAATAGCGTATCTAGAGctcatccttctttttcacaatcTAATATGCATTAATTCAGATACAGGCCTCGTTCGGTTGTCAGAATTttagctgaaactgactgaattgttatgagagaaaagcactgttccggctgaaattttttttgaataagccgaatatggggtaagccgaacgggaccacAGATATGACCATGGGtgaaatatataaataaaaaaacttcaaaaaaaatataaatcaaataCCCAAATGAATTTTGATTCCAAACATTTGATGTATAGGTGCCCTGAATTCAACCCATATTTGCATTCCCTCCTATTAATCATAGAAGCCACACAAAACAAATCCTTTTGCCTGAAATCAACTGTACTAAACTTTAGGTAAAACATTGCGGGGCAAACAAATTTAATGTTTCACATCCCTCCACCAAAATAGACCTCAGAGCAAACAAGAGCACACGTCACCATACCAACCTCCCTCCTCCCATCCATTCATGTTTGTTCCCTTCACAAACCACCACAcaagtatatatataaaataataatatgcAAAAATAATTTCATGGAAAATACATGAATATATGCTGCATGTTTCTCTAAAGTAATCCACCTCAGCACATAGACAAAAGGAACAAGAGATAGTGCCAATAAGCCAAGCCACCTAGCCAATCACTCACTAGTCATCCTAGTCATCACCATCTCCCCCTCCCTAACTACTCTCCCTTCCAATCCAATAGAGGACAAAGTCCCTAACCTTCTTCTAGATCCTATATTTCTCCTAATAAAcgaaaaatagaaagaaaaaaaacaagcaaGATAATAAGAAAGAGGAGACACCCTCCGGGCCTTCCCCTTCCTCCGTGTTCCTCCGCTTGCTTGCTCACCCCTGTCTCGGTCTCTCCCTGCCGACCACTCTACCAGTACCAGGAGGAGCCAAATCATCCACCCCCTCCCCCAACGAGGCCGGGCGCCACGCCATTCTCGCGAGCGCACAGGAGGGCAGGAAAAATCATCTCCTTGCACCTCtcccctcctccaccaaaatcCTCCAAAATCCCGATCTTTATTCCACCAAAGATCCTTCTTTTCTGGGTCGGGACAGATACACGACGCTATTTATAGCGTCTGGCCTCGTGGAAAGGCGCTCCGCTCTTGGCTGGCTCTCCCCACCTGCGGGGCTGTTGATTTGGGGAGGCAGTCAATCCGCCTGCGGCTGAAGAGTGGGGAGGCGCATGGCGGAAgaggagaggcggcggcggcggcggttcgcGAATCTGCGCAGCGTCCGGTGGCGGGTCGATCTCGGCATCCTGCCGGCGTCGCCCGGGGCCTCCGTTGACGAgttccgccgcgccgccgcggatTCGCGGAGGAGGTGAGGCTGATTGGCTCTTGTTCTTGGCCCACGTGCTGTTTGGTGCGTTTTTGTCGGCGGGAATCTCTTGTCTTTGTTCTTAGCCGGGCGGAGCTATGGCTCATCTTCACGTTTGGTTCTCGTTTGGTCGGGTGTTGTTTTCGTCctctgatgattatgatgagagAAAAAAATGTATTTTGCCAAGGAAACAATGCAATAATTAAGAGTAAATGCTTCCAATTGGATTATTGTATCAAGAAATAACTCATTGAAAATTTGCATGTCTCATTAATGGTTGTTTTATTGTTCACGTGGCTATGAGAGAAATTGCCGCTGAACTGGTCATCTACGTATGTATATAATTGGAGGACTGGTTCCTTCTTGCTGAAGTTGTCGACTTGTCATCTTTATGATTGGACCAATGGTTCTTTCAACTGACGAAGGTGTTTCTTGTTTCTTGTAGATATGTTAGTTTGAGGCGCCGCCTTATGGTAGACCCACATCTTCCAAAGGAGGACAGATCATCCAACCTTGTTGTTGACAACCCGCTCTCTCAGAACCCAGGTATTTCGTCCTAGACATGATTTTATGACGAGAATGATGAACATGAAATTGATGATATATCCTCTGAATGTGGATGTATTTTGTTCGCTACCCGTTTACTTGTGCAAGACTGTTAATAATTAATATTAGTGGGAACTACTATGTTTATTTTGCACTGTCATCATAGATTCTTTTTTCCCAACCAATGAGGTTTCCTGAACCAGGCTTTAGGTAACAAACTCCAGTGGTATTGTCCGCAATTAGTAAGAAATCTATATAAAAGTAGAAAAGTGTTTATCTGGCCTATTAACACTTTGACATACTGACTTTCTTAGTAGCATAACTGCACCAGTAGAAGGGGACCCCTAACTCCAAAcaaccaacaagaacaaatatggtAAAAGATTATTTTCTTAAATATACTGGAGCTCAAGGGCGGGGCACTAATTGATAGGAAAGTCTATGATTTTGATTGCAGTACGCTTTGCTGAATTTAGACTGGATTTTTCCATTACAACTAGATAATATTTCTTGTGTTGTTCTATTTCTATATGGCATAAACAGGCAACACTGTATTTTTCTTATAATGGCATCTTTGCAATGGCGAAATGCAAGAATGCTGCATGCTCTGCTCCAATGCTTCCTGCTAAAACTCTGAATTTCTTACATTTCTATTTAAATTCCTTGTGCAGATAGCAGCTGGGGCCGTTTCTTCAGAGGGGCTGAGTTGGAGAAGACAGTTGACCAAGACTTGTCTCGATTATACCCAGAAGATGGTAGTTACTTTCAAACACCTAATTGCCAGGCCATGCTGAGGAGAATACTGTTGATGTGGTGCCTTCAGCACCCGGAGTGTGGATATCGCCAAGGTAAGCAACTCTTTTAAGTACATGACTGACAGTAGGCCTTTGTTGCATATCTGGTTAGCTTTGCAGTCTCTGAGAAATGCCCATGGGGCTGAAACCATCATttaataaactaaaattataTTTTTAGATGTAATTCTTAGGATACATTAATAAGCTCTAAGATTATCTTATAAGGAAAAAACCACTTGCTTTTACTATATGATCCTAAATCTAAAGCTGTGATAAATGTCACTGTAGTTTTGTTGGCATTGAAGTTTGATTAATTAGTTTATCCACATGATTATTAGTAGCTTTCCACATTTTGTTATGTGATTGCCAAATATGTACTGACTTATGGACTACTTTCACAGGAATGCACGAACTACTAGCTCCTCTAGTGTATGTTCTTCAAGTTGACATTGATAAACTGTCTCAAGTGAGGAAGCTCCATGAGGATTGCTTCAATGATGATTTTGATGGAGTGCCCTTCCCTGATACAGATATGGTTTTTAGTTATAAACCTAGAAAGGACCCAAAATGGCATTCTGGAGCTGACAATGGCGATGATTCTGAAAGCGCTTCCAGAGTTAACACACTTGATGAGCTTGACCTGGATACGAAAGAAATAATTTCACTTAGTGATGCATATGGAGCTGAGGGTGAACTAGGCATTGTATTGTCTGAAAGGTTCATGGAACATGATGCCTATTCAATGTTTGATGgtttgatggatggaggtagtggaGTGGTCCGCATGGCAGAGTTTTTCTCTACATCCAAGGTTGGATCTAGCTCAAGTCTAGCGCCTGTCATTGAAGCCTCATCATCTTTATTTCATTTGCTATCCATTATTGAGCCATCTCTTCATAGCCATTTCATTGAGCTGGATGTAGAACCACAGTATTTCGCTCTTCGTTGGCTGCGGGTCTTGTTTGGACGGGAGTTCTGCCTCAACAATCTTTTAGTCGTATGGGATGAAGTTTTTGCTTGCTCCAATGACATGCTACTTGGAGAAAATGAAGAATACAGCTTTAAGATATTGTGCTCGTCTAGAGGGGCATTCATCGCAGCCATGGCAGTCTCTATGATTCTTCACCTTAGATCATCTCTGCTGGCCACTGAAATCAATACGTCGTGTCTTCAGAGATTATTGAACTTTCCAAACAATGTTGATGTGCATAAATTAATTGAGAAAGCTAAATCTCTGCAGTCTATTGCTGTTGATGCGAACGTATCATCCACACCTCTCTTATCAAAGAAGGATAGTTGTGATTATGATAGGGTTTACAGTAATCTTGCTACTTCAACTCCTCCAAGGACTCCGTTGCATCCATTACCTGAGAGCTACTGGGAAAAGCAGTGGAGAAATCTGTACAATGACGGAACTGCTCCCAAAGAGAGTGATAAGGGTCTTTCTTATaagagatcactaaagcaatctTTAAGCAAGAGGCTTGGTTTATCTAGGACAGAGTCAGATCCTTCTCCAGTTAAGGTAGTCAGTGTGAAGAGTGACACCAAGAATTCAGTGAGACGGTGTCTTTTGAACTCTTATTCAGATAAAGTAGTACAGTCCAGTGAAGTTGCTGGAAAGTTTCAGCAAGATGAATTCCCTATCGTATCGATTTACAAGGAGCCTCTTATGAATTCTGAAAGGTCCTCACAACTAAAGTTAAAGGCAGCTAGTGAGAATTTAACAGTAAGCCCACCAAGTGTGACAAAGTTCAATCCACTTATAGATTCACCGGTGAAGCCTGCTGAAGAGAGTTCAACGAAAAGGACAGAAGCTTGTTCTAGTGGTGAGAATTCTCCGGTGTTTTATGCCGCTTGTGCTGGCAATGAACATGAGAATTGTCACGATAATGATTCTGAGAGAAGTAGCATCACATCAAATTCATGTGCCGGCGATGATGATAGGGATGAAGTTCTAGCAGACGAGTCGTCCAGCTGTAATTGTGAGGATAAAAATGTCTCAGAAGCAACAGAGTCTGCAACAAATGTAGATCCAGTTGGACCCTCTGAGAGAACTACGGTATCTAATGAAAGAAAGCCATTTATTAACAAGCTACAGTTGTTCTTAAGGTTTGGCAGATCTTCAGCCGAAGGCAATGTGGAGAAGGGCAGTGCCGAGGCATCAAATGATAAACATGATGCAGTTCTTCCCTGCTCTTCAGCTGCTGATGTGAGTTCAGATAACTCCCGCAGCGGCATAAATTTGGCTTCTGGTGATAATAAGAAGGTGATGGGCACACTGAAGAATATTGGACAGAACATGCTTGAAAATATCCAGGTATTGTATTTCGGACACCTGTTATTGCCCTTTGCTGTTTTTTCTTTGCCAAAGGTTGTTGTTGCTAGCAGTCCACACTATTGCTGATGAGAATTTCTATGTTTAGAGATAGGATAGAAGTCCATACTACTGCTGATGACAATTTCTATGTTTTAGAGATAGGATTGTAACCAGTCAGCATTTTGTGTTTTAGAGTAAATGCAGCTTGTGCTTTGAAGTCCCCTCTAGTATTGTTTAATTTAGTCTTCTGCATCCTGAAAGTTGTCTAAGACATGAGAATAACATTATCTTGGTTGCCATGTACACAGGTGATCGAATCAGCGTTCCAGCAAGACCACGCGCAGCCAAGCGCCATGGAGAACTTCTCAAACAACATCCTGGGAGGCAAAGGGCAGGTCACTGCGATGGCTGCCCTGACAGAGCTTCGCAAGATCAGCAACCTGCTCCGCGAGATGTAACCCATCCATCCAAGGCGCGTGCATGTACGCATATCCCCATTCTTTCCAGATTCATTAGCTCATCAGATAAGCAAGGCCCGTGTAGTTAAAGCCTAGGCTCCCCGCCCCTTGTATATATAGATCCCATTCGATTATTCCATTGAGCCCACCCGTGCGCCCGGTGCGATAAGGCTCTTTCTTGTACCTAAGGATCGGCTGCTGCTGTCAACTGAGTTGCACGAGACGAGGGGGAgtaaaactctctctctctccggtgTTAGGAGGCAACTTTTTTGATGGAACAATTTTGGACGCGTAAATGTTTCTCGAGGTAGAATAAATGGAATAAGCTAGTATGTCAGAAAGTGCAAATCTTTTTTCTGTCATTTTTCATGCTGAGTTGCCTTTTGAACtgatcatcatcattcatagatGGCTGTGGACCTTTGTGGTGCTGGTGCTTGTGCAGCTTGGTTGTCTGTTCTGTTTGTGTATAGTTTAACATGGATCCTTGTATTGTATATGCCCCATGTGATGTGGCCATGTGCATCAGTGCAGATATCATTCAGAATCATTTGGTTGTCTTTGGCAATAATGAGCAAAATGGTTCAGGTCTTTGGATACCCTATAAACCCAGGTGGCCAGGTGCATTGCTTTTGGTTGTCTTTGGCAATGAGCAAAAAGGATCAGATCTTTGGATGCCTTAAACCCAGGTGGCCAGGTGCATTGCTTTTCTTGTAGTCGTAGCCATCAGCCAGTGTAGCCCGATGGGCAGGCCTGCGGGCCGAACTGGCCTGCTGTGCTGCTGCATTTTCCATCCCACCGCGGCGCAATCGCTGTCGGGGTGGTCCGCGTGGCGATTCCTGTCCCGGCCCCGATTGAGCGCCAGTGGCCGTGGCTGCGAGCTGACCGCCTGACGGGCTGATCCCGTCGACACGTACGGCTCGCCATGCGTCTGCTatgcatgcatgagcatgacaCCTGGCTGGCTGACTCACCGCTCATCCTATGAAAAGAAAATTGAGGATTTATGCTTAAATCTTAATTCGCCTCTGCTGCATCCTACGCTCATGCTAGTAGGGTAACGAATTGGTATGAGAGACACCCAAACCCAAGCTAGCTATGGAGTGTGGCGCCGGATCGGACATCGGAGGCAGCTACCATGCATGCCAGCGTTGGTGCGCTCGACGTACGGTGAACCGACGCGCCGGCCCGGCCGTGGCCCGACGCCCTGACCCGACACACACGGCCATGCACGATGTACGCATGCTAATTGAAGGATTCAGATTCAGTGTCCAGTCACCAATCTTATCCGCTCGCTTTTGGCTTTGGCCTCTGGGGAACCAACCGGACTTGCTAGCGTCCGATCCGGGCCCTGCCATCCGAACGGTGGCTGCACAGCGAGCGAGCCGAGCGGTTCAGCAGTGGGCTCGTGCCCGTCCTTGACGTCGCCCACGCGCAGCCAACCGCTTTTCATGCGAATTCCATGTACAACACTCGATCTGAAACAGATGTAAAAGTTACAACATGTAAAAGAAGACAGATAAAATGAAACACTTTGAAAGAAGTATCTGAAGCACTTACGAAAACACCTGAAAAAACATTTGACATccattgcaaacatatacaacatccagatgaaacatttgcaaacaTACGCATGAAACACCAAAaagcacttgaaacatatgcttgcaacatgcatgtatatgcaacatctagatctacttttgaaacatccaaataaaacacttgcaacgtacgtctggacagatgaaacatttggaacatatatacttaaaacatacgtgtatagtcattACAGCATGTGTAacaccccgatctacttttgcaacattaacATTTgccatacctctgaaacatttgaaacactaaAATCATACTCTTGTAACATGCGgttttcacccttcttcttcttcttcttcttccgtacGACACAACACAAAGCGGGGAAACGGCCGATTCCAAAAATCTGCATCCTGGCCACCGTCATCGTAGCCGTTGCTGGGCGAGTCGTCTCTGCTGGGGGAGTCTTCCCTACCCGATCTCGTATGCATCACTGCCGGAGACCGTCGCCGAGGGAGGCAATGGACCGGGCgccatggggagagagaggggggaggcCGATTGGTCGCCGCTCCTAGCGCGAGCTGCCGCCAGATAGGGACAAAAGCGGGTGAGGGCACGATGCAGAATGGAAACCATACGCATCGGTCGGTGAGCACGGTGGAAAGCGAAGC
This DNA window, taken from Miscanthus floridulus cultivar M001 chromosome 13, ASM1932011v1, whole genome shotgun sequence, encodes the following:
- the LOC136499154 gene encoding uncharacterized protein isoform X2 is translated as MVDPHLPKEDRSSNLVVDNPLSQNPDSSWGRFFRGAELEKTVDQDLSRLYPEDGSYFQTPNCQAMLRRILLMWCLQHPECGYRQGMHELLAPLVYVLQVDIDKLSQVRKLHEDCFNDDFDGVPFPDTDMVFSYKPRKDPKWHSGADNGDDSESASRVNTLDELDLDTKEIISLSDAYGAEGELGIVLSERFMEHDAYSMFDGLMDGGSGVVRMAEFFSTSKVGSSSSLAPVIEASSSLFHLLSIIEPSLHSHFIELDVEPQYFALRWLRVLFGREFCLNNLLVVWDEVFACSNDMLLGENEEYSFKILCSSRGAFIAAMAVSMILHLRSSLLATEINTSCLQRLLNFPNNVDVHKLIEKAKSLQSIAVDANVSSTPLLSKKDSCDYDRVYSNLATSTPPRTPLHPLPESYWEKQWRNLYNDGTAPKESDKGLSYKRSLKQSLSKRLGLSRTESDPSPVKVVSVKSDTKNSVRRCLLNSYSDKVVQSSEVAGKFQQDEFPIVSIYKEPLMNSERSSQLKLKAASENLTVSPPSVTKFNPLIDSPVKPAEESSTKRTEACSSGENSPVFYAACAGNEHENCHDNDSERSSITSNSCAGDDDRDEVLADESSSCNCEDKNVSEATESATNVDPVGPSERTTVSNERKPFINKLQLFLRFGRSSAEGNVEKGSAEASNDKHDAVLPCSSAADVSSDNSRSGINLASGDNKKVMGTLKNIGQNMLENIQVIESAFQQDHAQPSAMENFSNNILGGKGQVTAMAALTELRKISNLLREM
- the LOC136499154 gene encoding TBC domain-containing protein C1952.17c-like isoform X1, whose protein sequence is MAEEERRRRRRFANLRSVRWRVDLGILPASPGASVDEFRRAAADSRRRYVSLRRRLMVDPHLPKEDRSSNLVVDNPLSQNPDSSWGRFFRGAELEKTVDQDLSRLYPEDGSYFQTPNCQAMLRRILLMWCLQHPECGYRQGMHELLAPLVYVLQVDIDKLSQVRKLHEDCFNDDFDGVPFPDTDMVFSYKPRKDPKWHSGADNGDDSESASRVNTLDELDLDTKEIISLSDAYGAEGELGIVLSERFMEHDAYSMFDGLMDGGSGVVRMAEFFSTSKVGSSSSLAPVIEASSSLFHLLSIIEPSLHSHFIELDVEPQYFALRWLRVLFGREFCLNNLLVVWDEVFACSNDMLLGENEEYSFKILCSSRGAFIAAMAVSMILHLRSSLLATEINTSCLQRLLNFPNNVDVHKLIEKAKSLQSIAVDANVSSTPLLSKKDSCDYDRVYSNLATSTPPRTPLHPLPESYWEKQWRNLYNDGTAPKESDKGLSYKRSLKQSLSKRLGLSRTESDPSPVKVVSVKSDTKNSVRRCLLNSYSDKVVQSSEVAGKFQQDEFPIVSIYKEPLMNSERSSQLKLKAASENLTVSPPSVTKFNPLIDSPVKPAEESSTKRTEACSSGENSPVFYAACAGNEHENCHDNDSERSSITSNSCAGDDDRDEVLADESSSCNCEDKNVSEATESATNVDPVGPSERTTVSNERKPFINKLQLFLRFGRSSAEGNVEKGSAEASNDKHDAVLPCSSAADVSSDNSRSGINLASGDNKKVMGTLKNIGQNMLENIQVIESAFQQDHAQPSAMENFSNNILGGKGQVTAMAALTELRKISNLLREM